A part of Lutra lutra chromosome 2, mLutLut1.2, whole genome shotgun sequence genomic DNA contains:
- the CABS1 gene encoding calcium-binding and spermatid-specific protein 1, producing the protein MVPFCPMAEDGLPKIYSHPPTESSKTTTEATIFFGADNTIPKSETTITSEGDHITSVNDYTLGSDLSTTDNKLTSPKEKVKSEDDVESQIIKSSADLEKGVTTMTGTTNSTANDSITENLILVKTGNLSPPAATVSLIDFSTNTAKEDILLDTTDPGNEDVSITSEVSGTLKDGTTSIADTSTLLVKKDEPDVNNYNSSVKYNVTADEAIQITNSSTPEVELSPVTEKNFTIPDIIALTEEKITEIDLSLPVDDPSAVPKLTDSDEEKFITVFELTTTVERDKDNPEDILLTDEESMDEVNVWMEKGSTNEAENHPVLLTAVESRYDFVVPTSVATHLTENPSTMPKDLSENNTVESVTKDSEPLSETTPDPDTLNNEEDAFTNEMGVFKLLKEEPDEFLI; encoded by the coding sequence ATGGTGCCATTTTGCCCCATGGCTGAAGATGGTTTGCCAAAAATTTATTCTCATCCTCCAACAGAAAGCAGTAAAACAACAACTGAAGCAACCATTTTCTTTGGGGCTGACAACACTATTCCTAAATCAGAAACAACCATTACTTCAGAAGGAGACCACATCACTTCAGTAAACGACTATACACTAGGAAGTGATCTTTCAACAACAGACAACAAGCTTACATCtccaaaggaaaaagtaaaatcagaagATGATGTTGAGTCCCAGATTATTAAGTCATCAGCCGATCTGGAGAAAGGAGTTACTACTATGACAGGCACGACAAACTCCACAGCCAATGACTCTATAACTGAAAATTTAATCCTAGTGAAAACTGGTAATCTTTCACCACCAGCTGCTACTGTTTCTTTAATAGATTTCTCCACCAACACAGCAAAAGAAGATATTCTCTTGGATACCACCGACCCAGGGAATGAAGATGTCTCAATAACTTCTGAAGTCTCTGGCACGTTAAAGGACGGTACCACCAGCATCGCAGACACTTCCACCCTTCTAGTTAAGAAAGATGAACCTGATGTTAACAATTATAATTCCTCGGTTAAATACAATGTCACTGCTGATGAGGCCATCCAGATCACCAACTCATCTACCCCTGAGGTTGAACTCTCTCCTGTTACTGAAAAAAACTTCACTATTCCAGACATAATTGcccttacagaagagaaaataactgaaattgaCTTAAGTCTTCCGGTGGATGACCCCAGTGCTGTGCCCAAACTAACAGACTCCGATGAGGAAAAGTTCATCACTGTGTTTGAACTCACTACCactgtggaaagagacaaagATAACCCAGAAGATATTCTGCTGACCGATGAAGAGTCTATGGATGAAGTCAATGTTTGGATGGAGAAAGGTAGCACAAATGAAGCAGAGAACCATCCCGTTTTGCTCACTGCTGTTGAATCCAGATATGACTTTGTAGTCCCGACATCAGTAGCTACACACCTCACAGAAAACCCATCTACTATGCCAAAAGATCTGTCTGAAAATAATACAGTGGAATCTGTAACTAAGGACAGTGAGCCACTTTCAGAAACTACCCCTGATCCAGATACCCTAAACAATGAGGAAGATGCTTTTACAAATGAAATGGGTGTCTTTAAGCTACTGAAAGAAGAACCAGATGAGTTCCTGATTTGA